A stretch of Clostridium sp. BJN0001 DNA encodes these proteins:
- a CDS encoding nucleotidyltransferase domain-containing protein has protein sequence MTKSIMDYQKASNKLINHFKNNEKVLAIFAFGSIVSGDLWEESDIDIFIVYKDNFMEIRDVYSKILGVNVHMKLLCKKKLIEIYNSEHNKGIVKNILSSSKIIFSRDDEIERLYNKSKYDFDDCIEKWNLVYLGNTIKNIGVVKKYMHNDNIVTSYEVLIRSLDELSKLYLNLNGYTITKDSVNMAMNFNNKFNEIVNELFNSEISEELIKKALAYFERYIDENLFKASKVLLDFLDKKESYLSSYEIKKDDDFKDFNIRTEIILKELSKKKFIVRDSRKLKLETEEELIIENVYAYNDRLNYR, from the coding sequence TTGACAAAATCTATAATGGATTATCAGAAAGCTTCAAATAAACTCATAAATCATTTTAAGAATAATGAAAAAGTGCTTGCAATATTTGCTTTTGGAAGTATAGTAAGTGGTGATTTATGGGAAGAATCGGATATAGACATTTTTATTGTTTATAAAGATAATTTTATGGAGATTCGTGATGTCTATTCAAAAATTCTAGGTGTTAATGTTCATATGAAACTTTTATGCAAAAAAAAGCTTATAGAAATATATAACAGTGAACATAACAAAGGAATAGTAAAAAATATTCTTTCTTCATCAAAAATAATATTTTCAAGAGATGATGAAATAGAAAGGCTTTATAATAAATCAAAATATGATTTTGATGATTGTATTGAGAAATGGAATCTTGTATATCTTGGAAACACTATTAAAAATATAGGTGTTGTAAAAAAGTATATGCATAATGATAATATAGTAACATCATATGAAGTTTTAATAAGAAGTCTTGATGAACTTTCAAAACTCTATCTTAATTTAAATGGATACACAATAACTAAAGATTCTGTAAATATGGCTATGAATTTTAATAATAAATTTAATGAAATAGTAAATGAATTATTTAATAGTGAAATATCAGAAGAACTTATAAAGAAAGCTTTAGCTTATTTTGAAAGATATATTGATGAAAATTTATTTAAAGCATCGAAAGTTCTTTTAGACTTCTTAGATAAAAAGGAGTCATATTTAAGTTCTTATGAAATAAAAAAGGATGATGATTTTAAAGACTTTAACATAAGAACTGAGATTATTTTAAAAGAATTAAGCAAAAAGAAATTTATA